A single Natranaerobius thermophilus JW/NM-WN-LF DNA region contains:
- a CDS encoding sporulation stage III protein AG, whose amino-acid sequence MSQNPKELFQKIPPHLIVLGVLGLIFVIMGNPIDNGEKDEQEIEKNIDIETEDEQIDRSTEEYRYKKQLEQELEEALSLVTGAGSTKVMLSLKGSGELDLAKNVDEEQVTTVEADGAEGEREIEERFTTEEILTVREEGQEQPMVIKEYKPSINGIVIVAEGANNINVKKQLQRAATTLFDVPEHKIVILPKEN is encoded by the coding sequence GTGTCTCAAAATCCAAAAGAATTATTCCAAAAAATACCGCCCCATTTAATTGTTTTGGGTGTACTGGGGCTTATTTTTGTAATTATGGGTAATCCTATTGATAATGGGGAAAAGGATGAACAAGAAATAGAAAAAAACATAGACATAGAAACAGAGGATGAACAAATTGACAGATCAACAGAAGAGTATAGATACAAAAAACAACTTGAACAAGAACTAGAAGAAGCACTTTCTTTAGTCACAGGGGCAGGCAGTACTAAAGTCATGCTCAGTTTAAAAGGAAGTGGTGAATTGGATTTAGCCAAAAATGTGGATGAGGAACAGGTTACTACAGTAGAAGCTGATGGAGCGGAAGGGGAGCGAGAAATTGAAGAAAGATTTACAACGGAAGAAATATTAACTGTAAGAGAAGAAGGCCAAGAACAACCAATGGTGATCAAAGAATATAAACCCTCTATAAATGGAATAGTGATAGTAGCAGAAGGTGCAAATAATATCAATGTTAAAAAGCAATTGCAAAGGGCAGCTACTACTTTATTTGATGTACCCGAACATAAAATTGTGATCTTACCCAAAGAAAATTGA
- the spoIIIAF gene encoding stage III sporulation protein AF: MLSTVNELITTIVVVIVLATFLELLLPQGQLQRYVRLVIGLLIVLIILNPIVSIIESENFMIEPDIFEKETSAEETDELIQRGGQLKEENIAEIDKEYEQMISKEIVDLASDYFEKLKVSDIELNYEEDMEAANYGEIKNMTVYLTQLNGKKEYRSSEDKEGQLVEPVKEVKINLNDEKQDDKSEKTELGGKDEKNQQGQDLKLSKNIQENKEKFKYELSKKFHLERELIDVEVIK; encoded by the coding sequence ATGCTGAGTACAGTAAATGAACTGATCACAACGATAGTGGTAGTAATTGTCCTGGCAACTTTTTTAGAACTTTTGTTACCACAAGGCCAATTACAAAGATATGTAAGATTGGTAATTGGTTTATTAATAGTATTGATCATCCTAAATCCTATAGTAAGCATTATAGAAAGTGAAAACTTCATGATAGAACCAGATATATTTGAAAAAGAAACTTCTGCTGAAGAAACAGATGAACTCATTCAAAGGGGTGGACAACTTAAAGAAGAAAATATCGCAGAAATTGATAAAGAATATGAACAAATGATCTCAAAGGAGATAGTGGATCTAGCCAGTGATTATTTTGAAAAACTAAAAGTTTCCGATATAGAGCTTAATTATGAAGAGGACATGGAAGCTGCTAACTATGGTGAGATAAAAAACATGACCGTTTATTTAACCCAATTAAATGGTAAAAAAGAATACAGAAGCTCTGAAGACAAAGAAGGGCAATTAGTAGAACCAGTTAAAGAAGTTAAAATTAATCTTAATGATGAAAAACAGGATGATAAATCTGAAAAAACTGAACTAGGAGGGAAAGATGAAAAAAACCAACAAGGCCAAGATTTAAAATTATCTAAAAATATTCAAGAAAATAAAGAAAAATTTAAATATGAACTTAGTAAAAAATTTCATTTAGAAAGAGAGTTAATTGATGTAGAAGTAATTAAATAA